From Bacillus sp. FSL K6-3431, the proteins below share one genomic window:
- a CDS encoding nitroreductase family protein yields MIAATTKSIANVIKERTSVKAGYIDKEVNEDLVLSLLDNAVWAPTHGEREPWRYIFVAGERKEAFIEAVLQCHPLNNHENVRNKFVNVPAFLVVVMNEDPRQKVWEEDFAATASMLQNLQLLAWDQDLGMVWKTPNHIYDPKFRGAIGVERGEKIVGVLNIGYFDREIVAKKVRKRTNPAEKMTAF; encoded by the coding sequence ATGATTGCAGCTACAACTAAATCGATTGCAAATGTGATTAAAGAAAGAACTTCTGTGAAAGCAGGGTATATTGATAAAGAAGTAAACGAGGATTTAGTATTGTCATTATTGGATAATGCGGTATGGGCGCCAACACATGGAGAACGTGAGCCGTGGCGATATATTTTTGTAGCAGGTGAGCGTAAGGAAGCTTTTATAGAAGCAGTGCTTCAATGTCATCCACTTAATAATCATGAAAATGTACGGAATAAATTTGTGAATGTACCAGCGTTTTTAGTTGTTGTTATGAACGAGGATCCGCGCCAAAAGGTGTGGGAGGAAGACTTTGCTGCGACAGCATCTATGTTGCAAAATCTCCAGTTACTTGCTTGGGATCAGGATCTCGGTATGGTGTGGAAAACACCAAATCATATTTATGATCCGAAGTTCCGTGGCGCAATTGGAGTAGAACGTGGCGAGAAAATCGTTGGTGTATTAAATATTGGATACTTTGACAGAGAGATTGTTGCGAAGAAAGTTCGCAAAAGAACAAATCCTGCAGAGAAAATGACTGCATTTTAA